The genomic interval NNNNNNNNNNNNNNNNNNNNNNNNNNNNNNNNNNNNNNNNNNNNNNNNNNNNNNNNNNNNNNNNNNNNNNNNNNNNNNNNNNNNNNNNNNNNNNNNNNNNNNNNNNNNNNNNNNNNNNNNNNNNNNNNNNNNNNNNNNNNNNNNNNNNNNNNNNNNNNNNNNNNNNNNNNNNNNNNNAATCACTCGTCTTCAGGAACGCCCAATTGAGCGTTAGTCATGGCTTTCCGGTCCGGATAGGCGTGATGGCCCTGAAAATAATAATTCAGCTCAATGTAAATATCACGGGTAACACAAAATCAAGATTGGTCAATCTATCTGGGCCGAAAAATGGGTTAACTTGAAAAATTATGCTTCATTTTGGAATCTAGGATTCGTATGCCGACTTTTAACTTAAGTTGCATGTGATGCAGCCTTTATCATTTCAAGTGCTTCCTTTGCTCAAGACGGGACTAAATGCCTCGAGTAGCACCCAAATATGAGcttcaaggccaaactctTAACTAAACTTTCTCATATGAGATTCACAATGACCCCAGAGCATTCATACAATTAATGGGGAACCCTTTGCAGCAATGTTCTTcgattcaaaatgttttacttgaAAATACTCTGGTTTATTCGGCTAAAGCGTGGAAACTTACCAAGACCATTTCGTAATTAACCAACGAGTTATAAGTGAGCCACGCCCATACGATGGCGCTCACGACTATGGCCATCTTGTCGTGGATTTTGGCTTCATAGTGGCCTTGTCGTATTCCACGGTAAACCCAACTAGAAAGATCAACAGGATTGGCATTTAAATGGGGCCTTACTTATTACAATACGCATGAAGTAAAAA from Tigriopus californicus strain San Diego chromosome 5, Tcal_SD_v2.1, whole genome shotgun sequence carries:
- the LOC131880803 gene encoding uncharacterized protein LOC131880803, which translates into the protein MAMLGTTVRLLARGSVWGPSSGLKAASRRLLCPVSRPFSSTPTRLSDPEGWVYRGIRQGHYEAKIHDKMAIVVSAIVWAWLTYNSLVNYEMVLGHHAYPDRKAMTNAQLGVPEDE